AGCGGGCAAATCCTACGGCATTTCATCCGAACGCGACATGCCGATGCTCGGTTCGCGCGGATGCCCGTACAAGTGCAAGTTCTGCTCGAGCCCACAGATGTGGATGACGCGCTACGTTCTGCGTGACATCGATGACCTGATCGCTGAGATAAAGTACTGTAAGGAAAAGTATCAGATAACCTCTTTCCAGTTTTACGATCTCACGGTATTTACCAAGAAAAGCTGGACGCTGGAATTTTGCCGCCGCCTGAAAAAGGAGGATCTCGGCCTTTCGTGGTCTCTGCCGAGCGGTACCCGCAGCGAAGTGCTCGACGAAGAGATACTGACGCTGCTCCGCGACACCGGCTGCCGATACATGGCGTATGCACCCGAAAGCGGTTCGCCCAGGTCGCTCAAGATGATCGACAAAAAGGTCGATCTCGGCAAGATGGTCGCATCGCTCAAGACCGCCGTACGGCTTGGGCTGATCGTTCGTACGAATCTGATCATCGGCTTTCCGCACGAGACCCGCAGCGACGTCCTTCAAACGCTCTGGTTTGGCCTGAAGATGGCCGCTCTCGGTGTGGAAGAGGTTCCGTTCTTCATCTTTTCCTCGTATCCCGGCACCGCGATCTTCAAACAGCTTCAGAGCGAAGGTAAGGTCACGCTCAATGACGCCTATTTTATGTCGCTCGTTTCGTTTAACGGAAAGTTCAACTTCCTCAAGCCGCAGGGAACTTCGAACCCGAACATGACCAACTTCGAACTCGCTGCGGTCAGAGTGTCCTTTATGCTGCTCAACTACTTTGTCGGCTACGCGACGCATCCCAGCCGAGTGCTTCGCACGATCCGCAACCTGATAAACGGAGATCAGTCCTCAACGGTCCTAGAAAACCGCCTCCAGGACGCCCTCGGGCGGAAGCGTCAGCCAGCCTCTGCCGGATGATCGCCAGAAG
This sequence is a window from Acidobacteriota bacterium. Protein-coding genes within it:
- a CDS encoding B12-binding domain-containing radical SAM protein, with the protein product MLTIPNGHVNGSRLPGSLKVALVRAPLISREGALNNEASPAIGLAYIAGYLLKKGHKVEIVDGTAADLGIVRPLKEYPGFQIQGIELDELVESIPADADVIGFSSMFSCEWVLLKDLITRVRERFPLQLLVGGGEHFTALSEYSLRDCPALDVIVKGEGEYTMLELIEAWSRGDYSEVDGICYLDADGSLRDNGGLPRISDIDSIPWPYWPEGYLERFWEAGKSYGISSERDMPMLGSRGCPYKCKFCSSPQMWMTRYVLRDIDDLIAEIKYCKEKYQITSFQFYDLTVFTKKSWTLEFCRRLKKEDLGLSWSLPSGTRSEVLDEEILTLLRDTGCRYMAYAPESGSPRSLKMIDKKVDLGKMVASLKTAVRLGLIVRTNLIIGFPHETRSDVLQTLWFGLKMAALGVEEVPFFIFSSYPGTAIFKQLQSEGKVTLNDAYFMSLVSFNGKFNFLKPQGTSNPNMTNFELAAVRVSFMLLNYFVGYATHPSRVLRTIRNLINGDQSSTVLENRLQDALGRKRQPASAG